In Pontibacillus halophilus JSM 076056 = DSM 19796, the genomic stretch ACCACGTACCTATAGGAAGAAGCGTCCCCATAAGTACTGTTATCATCGCGACACATACAACACTTAGTAATGAAAGAAGGAAAACATGAAAGGCCTCTTGTCGATCGGTCGGAATAGGAATGGCCTGATCGTACTCAAGTGAAGCAATAACAGATACAGAATAGACAAGCGATAAATAAACGGATAAAACCCCAAATTCTTCAGGCGTATAAAGCATCGTAAGCAAAGGGGTTGTGAGGACAATGAAAAGATTGGATACAGTAGTTCCCGCCATTAAAATGGATACACCTTTGACAAATTTGTTTCTTTTAAAGAATTCAGATAGGAAATGAACGGTTCACACCTCCCTTTTCGTTCTTAATAAAGAACAAAAAGATACACCATAGTCACAATACCTTTAGATGACTTCGCCTAGATAGTGAGAATGAACGATTTGTTACGTGAGGAGGAACGATACTGAAATCCACTCCTTTAGCAACACTCACTGCGTTCTTTTGCAGATAGTCGACATACGTTTTGGAGTAGTGTTTCTCTACATATTCATATGCTTCTTTCAACTTAAACGACCTGTTTGCAACGTTGTGAGCGTCTGAGGATAGAAAGTGAGCGTAGTGTTGCTTAAGCATAAGATGACTGTATTTCTGGCATTCTCTTCCGTACTCTCCAATCACGCTACCTGCTGTTAACTGGGTAAGTGCCCCCCTTGAAATTAAGTCCGCTAATCGGCCGGGATGCTTTCTAATCTCGTGGTTCCGCTCGGGATGAGCAATAATAGGGATATGATTTAACAGCTGCATTTCATAGAACAGTTCCTCTGTGTAGTGAGGGATATGAGAATCAGGTAGCTCAACGAGTATATATCGACGCCTATTAAGAGAGACAAGTTGATTGTTCGTTAAATCTTCAATGAGGTTAGGGTAAAGATGTACTTCCATACCAGGGAGCACCTTCAGTGGAATACGTTTGGATTGGAACATCTTATTAATTAGACCCACCCGCTGCTCGATATGTTCTGGCTTACACAGATAGTTGCCATTCCGGTGATGCGGCGTAGCAATTACATGAGTCACCCCATTTTTCACTGCATGTAGCCCCATCTCTAGCGTTTGCCTAACGTCTTTGGCTCCATCATCGAGCTTAGGAAGGATGTGTGAATGAATTTCAATCATCTTCTCTCCCCCTTTAGTAGTAATAATGGGCGTTTGTTTCTTTCACCCCTCTATTTAACACAACACCGAAGATAGTTGCCTTTACTTTATTTAAGCGTTGCAAGCTCTTTGATACTTGTTCTGTATTTGTCTTTTGTGCATTTACTACAAATACACATCCGTCTACTCTTGTTGATAATGCAACGGCATCAGCTACAACTAGTGGTGGAGTATCGATAATGACAAGGTCGAAATGTTCTTTCAGTTCTGCTAACATCGTATTGATCTTATCCGATGAAAGCACTTCTGCCGGGTTCTTAGGCATAGGCCCTTTCGCAACGTAGGATAAGTGTGGAATATCTGTTCTACTGACAACTTCATCAATTGAAGCGTAACCCTCTAAATAATTGGTCGCCCCTTTGCGAACGGGATTATTGAATAGATGATTGCCGACCCCTTTACGTAAATCAAGGTCTACAAACACCGTATTGACATGGTCCATAGCCATGCTATAGGCAATATTAGCTGCTGTTATAGACTTTCCTTCGCTCGAATGAGTGCTTGTGAACAAGACCGTCTTTGCCGACTTCTGGTTAAGTGTATATTGGAGATTTGTTCGAATGGAGCGGTAGGCTTCTGTGATTGGAGAATAGGTGCCGAGTCTTGGCAGCAACTTAAAGTAACGGTCATTCTGCATCAAATCTTCTTTCTTCTGATTCCATTCATCAGAGATAATAGGTACAACCCCTAGTGAAGATAAACGGAACACCTTCTCCACCTTCTCTTCAGAATCCGCCCTCGTGAAAATGACTTCTTTAAGAAAAACGAGCAGAAGTGCTAGAAACAAGCCAAGCAACAGAGACAAAATGGTGTTCATAAGTAAATTTGGCTTTATCGGAGTTTCATGGGCATCAGGATTTGAGCGGGTTAGAATTTGAACGTTATTTAAGTTCATCAATGATTCAACCTCTTGTTGGAACGTATCCAACGTCACATTCACAAGCTCCGAAGCCGCTTCTTTAGATGGGCCAACCGCCTGAACGGTTATAATCTGAGACTCTGCATTTGTACCAATCGTAAATCGTTGAACCAACTCTTCCATCTCTAAATCAGACCCGTATTGGGCTTTTACTTTGTCCATGATTCTAGGGCTGATGAGGATACTCTTATAGGTCTCGATTAACCGTAAGTTCGTTTCAATCTCAGAACTTGAAATTTCATCCTCATCACTCTTTACGGATGTAAAGTTCACAAGTAGAGCCCCTTCTCCTTCATACGTTCGGGGCAATAGAAGACTAATCGCGATGCCGATGATTACAACAAGTAAGGTGACGACGCTAAGCAAGACAACCCTTCTGCGGATCACCTGATAGACTTCTTTTAATCCAAAAGCTTGGCCCACTGCATCACAACCTTTTCAAATTTCTCTTTACTAGTAAGACCCCTTTGAAGAAATCACCAACTTAATCGTCTTCCAAATAATTGACAGATCTAATAATAAACAACACCGCTCCACATAATGTAAATCGTAATTAATCTTCTCACCATGAGTCATGTCTGAACGTCCATGTACTTGAGCAAACCCAGTTAGACCAGGTTTTACATCTAACCTTCTGCTTTGCTCTTCGTTATACAGGTCAGTAATAGCCGGAATTTCAGGCCGTGGGCCAATCAAGCTCATGTCTCCCCTAATCACGTTAACCAATTGCGGAATTTCATCTAAACTTGTTTTCCTCAAGAACATCCCGAGCTTGGTCACGTGCTTCCCTGGAGAAGATTTGAACACGAATTGATTCGGCACTCCAGTTCCCCAATCATATTGATGTTCGTCTTCAAAGTTATGTTGTCTCATCGTTCGAAATTTCCAAATTGTGAAAGGTTCGCCGTTCATGCCAGTCCTCGTCTGTTTAAAGACAATCGGCATTCCGTCCATCCACAAGATTAAAAGGCTGATTAAAATAAGTAATGG encodes the following:
- a CDS encoding tyrosine-protein phosphatase, whose amino-acid sequence is MIEIHSHILPKLDDGAKDVRQTLEMGLHAVKNGVTHVIATPHHRNGNYLCKPEHIEQRVGLINKMFQSKRIPLKVLPGMEVHLYPNLIEDLTNNQLVSLNRRRYILVELPDSHIPHYTEELFYEMQLLNHIPIIAHPERNHEIRKHPGRLADLISRGALTQLTAGSVIGEYGRECQKYSHLMLKQHYAHFLSSDAHNVANRSFKLKEAYEYVEKHYSKTYVDYLQKNAVSVAKGVDFSIVPPHVTNRSFSLSRRSHLKVL
- a CDS encoding polysaccharide biosynthesis tyrosine autokinase, producing the protein MGQAFGLKEVYQVIRRRVVLLSVVTLLVVIIGIAISLLLPRTYEGEGALLVNFTSVKSDEDEISSSEIETNLRLIETYKSILISPRIMDKVKAQYGSDLEMEELVQRFTIGTNAESQIITVQAVGPSKEAASELVNVTLDTFQQEVESLMNLNNVQILTRSNPDAHETPIKPNLLMNTILSLLLGLFLALLLVFLKEVIFTRADSEEKVEKVFRLSSLGVVPIISDEWNQKKEDLMQNDRYFKLLPRLGTYSPITEAYRSIRTNLQYTLNQKSAKTVLFTSTHSSEGKSITAANIAYSMAMDHVNTVFVDLDLRKGVGNHLFNNPVRKGATNYLEGYASIDEVVSRTDIPHLSYVAKGPMPKNPAEVLSSDKINTMLAELKEHFDLVIIDTPPLVVADAVALSTRVDGCVFVVNAQKTNTEQVSKSLQRLNKVKATIFGVVLNRGVKETNAHYYY
- a CDS encoding sugar transferase, producing the protein MDQNKRYDSFARRLEDKSRYSLVKRCTDVLCSIALLILMSPLLILISLLILWMDGMPIVFKQTRTGMNGEPFTIWKFRTMRQHNFEDEHQYDWGTGVPNQFVFKSSPGKHVTKLGMFLRKTSLDEIPQLVNVIRGDMSLIGPRPEIPAITDLYNEEQSRRLDVKPGLTGFAQVHGRSDMTHGEKINYDLHYVERCCLLLDLSIIWKTIKLVISSKGSY